The following coding sequences are from one Leclercia sp. AS011 window:
- the dnaB gene encoding replicative DNA helicase, with the protein MAGNKPFNKQTEPRERDPQLAGLKVPPHSIEAEQSVLGGLMLDNERWDDVAERVVTDDFYTRPHRHIFTEMARLQESGSPIDLITLAESLERQGQLESVGGFAYLAELSKNTPSAANISAYADIVRERAVVRDMISVANEIAEAGFDPQGRNSDELLDLAESRVFKIAESRANKDEGPKNIAEVLDATVSRIEQLFQQPHDGVTGVNTGYDDLNKKTAGLQPSDLIIVAARPSMGKTTFAMNLVENAAMLQDKPVLIFSLEMPSEQIMMRSLASLSRVDQTRIRTGQLDDEDWARISGTMGILLEKRNIYIDDSSGLTPTEVRSRARRIAREHGGIGLIMIDYLQLMRVPSLSDNRTLEIAEISRSLKALAKELQVPVVALSQLNRSLEQRADKRPVNSDLRESGSIEQDADLIMFIYRDEVYHENSDLKGIAEIIIGKQRNGPIGTVRLTFNGQWSRFDNYAGPQYDDE; encoded by the coding sequence ATGGCAGGAAACAAACCCTTCAACAAACAGACTGAACCCCGTGAGCGCGATCCGCAGTTAGCCGGGTTAAAGGTCCCGCCGCACTCGATTGAAGCGGAACAGTCGGTGTTGGGCGGTTTAATGCTGGATAACGAGCGCTGGGACGACGTCGCCGAGCGCGTGGTCACCGACGATTTCTATACCCGCCCGCACCGTCATATCTTTACCGAGATGGCGCGTCTGCAGGAATCCGGCAGCCCTATCGACCTGATCACCCTCGCGGAATCGCTGGAGCGTCAGGGGCAGCTGGAGTCCGTTGGCGGCTTCGCCTATCTGGCCGAGCTATCGAAAAATACGCCAAGTGCGGCGAACATTAGCGCTTACGCCGATATCGTGCGTGAACGTGCAGTCGTCCGCGACATGATCTCTGTCGCCAACGAGATCGCCGAAGCCGGTTTCGATCCGCAGGGGCGTAACAGCGACGAACTGCTCGACCTCGCCGAGTCCCGGGTCTTTAAAATTGCTGAAAGCCGCGCCAATAAAGACGAAGGGCCGAAAAACATCGCCGAAGTGCTGGATGCCACCGTCTCGCGTATTGAGCAGCTGTTCCAGCAGCCGCACGACGGGGTCACCGGGGTTAATACTGGCTATGACGATCTGAACAAAAAAACCGCCGGTCTGCAGCCGTCGGATCTGATTATCGTCGCCGCGCGTCCGTCGATGGGTAAAACCACTTTTGCGATGAACCTCGTCGAAAATGCGGCGATGTTGCAGGATAAGCCGGTGCTTATCTTTAGTCTGGAGATGCCCTCCGAACAGATTATGATGCGTTCTCTGGCCTCGCTGTCGCGTGTGGATCAGACCCGCATTCGTACCGGCCAGCTGGACGATGAGGACTGGGCGCGGATCTCCGGCACCATGGGCATTCTGCTGGAAAAACGAAACATCTATATCGATGACTCCTCCGGCCTGACGCCGACGGAAGTGCGCTCCCGCGCGCGCCGCATCGCCCGCGAGCATGGCGGCATTGGCCTGATCATGATCGACTACCTCCAGCTGATGCGCGTCCCGTCGCTGTCGGATAACCGTACCCTGGAAATCGCCGAAATCTCCCGCTCGCTGAAAGCGCTGGCGAAAGAGCTGCAGGTCCCGGTGGTGGCGCTGTCGCAGCTTAACCGCTCCCTGGAGCAGCGTGCTGACAAGCGCCCGGTCAACTCCGATCTGCGTGAATCCGGCTCCATCGAGCAGGATGCCGACCTGATCATGTTCATCTACCGTGATGAGGTTTATCACGAGAACAGCGACCTGAAAGGGATCGCCGAAATTATTATCGGTAAACAACGTAACGGCCCTATCGGTACGGTGCGTCTGACCTTTAACGGACAGTGGTCGCGTTTCGACAACTATGCCGGTCCTCAATATGATGATGAGTAA